AGTACTAAGCCTCAAATTGTTACCATAAAGGCTTCAGTGGATGGCATGGGAGAAAGTCCGGAGCAGAATGTGGTGTTCGTATTAGGGGCTACTGATTACGCCCGGGATAGAAACAGTACTACTGATACGAAGACAAGCTTTAGTTTGAAGTTGCAGGATAATAACCGTAATACTTTTATAAATAGGGATAATATTACTATTACGCCGTGGCTAATAGGGGCAAAATTTAATAACAATAATCTTGAACAATACGAGGTTATCAACAACCCAACAAGATATGTTATTAATACAGTAAAAGACGGTAACAATAATGAAGGGAAGGTTGAGATTGAAATAACGGATAAGTCGTCTAGGGGAACAGCAGCAACTGCTCATAACTATCATATTCTTGCATGTTTTGGCTTAGGTGATACTGTGGCAGAAGCTCAAAAACAAATAATATATTGTAATTATGAGGGGGACTCTGAAGCGTGGATTATTGCAGATTAACTTTGCTTAATCTTAAGGATAGCTATTTTATCATCACGTAAATATAGACTCGGCTTTTTAGGTTGGCATGTGTAGGCAATTAACCCCGACACAGCGTCCAGTAAAAAGCCGGGTCTTTTTCACTTTCTGTTACAAATCGCCATCTTTAACAACCGCTTATCTTAAACTAAACGTTCACGTTTCACATAAAATGGCGATCACACAAAATCGTAAACAGGGGAGTACAGGCTCTAATCAATCACAACAATACCTTCGAAAAAGCCGCGCTAAATGTTCTCCTGCGGGAGTGAGCTTTGTATCTCTTCGTTGAACAAGTCTAAAAGTCGCAAATGGTAATTGTTCTTTAAGGTTTAAAGCGACAAATTGCTGATCAAATAAAGCCTCACTAACCACACCTGTCGCCACAATCGTTAAAAGGTCATGTAAATGCTTGCCCTTTTATCCCCCCTTTTATCCCCGATTTTATTGTACGGATGATTATGGGGTTTATGACCTTCTTCCCGAAGAGGGGCATCTGACGGGAAAGACGTTCACCCAACGCATAGCGAGAACGAATTTAACTCATCGTACTCGAATCAAAAGACTGAATCGCAAAACGATAGGCCACTCTAAAAAATGATAGGGACTTTCATTGGCGTGAGTACTATTTTTGATATATTTTTGATATTCAATCTAACTATTTAATACATAACCATATGAGGTGTGTAAATATGTTATCATATATTGGAAAAGCCATATTTTTACTCTTTTTCCTTTACACGTTATTAGTACCCTATACGATAACGAATTCCTTTGCAGAGGGGGATCGTACTTTTATTGCGCATAGTATTAGTAAGAATGGTATTACATTCGAGAGATTAAAATCTTTATCGCCCAATGGTTCCGCACAGTATCAATTTACGGCGTCTGGCCTGGATGATAATGGCAACCCCGTTAAAGCGGGTACCGTCATTAATGATGCACATTGGAGTATAGTTAACATACAAGGCGCCGCTGCCTCTGACGTAGTACTAACGCCAGATAATACAGTGGATAGCAACGGAAACATAAAGGCAACCTTAACTAGTACTAAGAAGCTCGAGGGTCATATCACTGTTTCACTTAAGATTGGGACACTGAGTCCTGTCCAATCAGATAAATCTACGATAGGGTTCAACCCAGGAAAGATATCGTCAATATCAAAGTCCACAAGTGTGCCTTTAATGATATATGACAGTAATGATCTGGAAGTCATCGTTACTGATGGTGATGATAAGTACTTTCCTAACAAGGAAGTTAAGTGGGAGATATCAGTTGGGCCGGGTGGTGACAAGAGCGCGGTAACCATTTCCCCAGCAAGTAGTACAACCGGTAACGATGGTAAAGCTCGCACAACATTGACCAGTACTAAGCCTCAAACCGTTACCGTAACGGCTTCAACGGATGGCCTAGGAGAAACGCAGGTGAATGTGGTGTTCGTATTAGGGTTTAAGGATTACGTCAAGAAAGATAGTACTGATTCGCAGACAAAATTCAGTGTGAAGTTTCGGGATTATAACGGTAACATCTTTATAAATAAGGATAATATTACTATTACGCCGTGGCTAATAGGGGCAGAATTTAAGAACAATAAGCTTGGAAGCTACAAGGCTATCAACGACTCAAGATATGATATTAAGACAATAAAAAACGCTAACAATAATGATGGGACGTTTGAGATTCAAATAACGGATAATGCGTCTAAGGGAAAAGCAGCACCTGATCATAACTATCATATTCTTGCATGTTTTGGCATAGGTGATACTTTGGCAGAAGCTCAAAAACAATACATATATTGTGATGGACGAAGTTTGGATATGGATAATCTAGCGTGGATTATTGCAGATTAACTTTGCTTAATCTTAAGGATAGCTACTTTATCATCACGTAAATATAGACTCGGCTTTTTAGGTTGGCATGTGTAGGCAATTAACCCCGACACAGCGTCCAGTAAAAAGCCGCGCTAAATGTTCTCCTGCGGGAGTGAGCTTTGTATCTCTTCGTTGAACAAGTCTAAAAGTCGCAAATGGTAATTGTTCTTTAAGGTTTAAAGCGACAAATTGCTGATCAAATAAAGCCTCACTAACCACACCTGTCGCCACAATCGTTAAAAGGTCATGTAAATGCTTGCCCTTTTATCCCCCCTTTTATCCCCGATTTTATTGTACGGATGATTATGGGGTTTATGACCTTCTTCCCGAAGAGGGGCATCTGACGGGAAAGACGTTCACCCAACGCATAGAGAGAACGAATTTAACTCATCGTACTCGAATCAAAAGACTGAATCGCAAAACGATAGGCCACTCTAAAAAATGATAGGGACTTTCATTGGCGTGAGTACTATTTTTGATATATTTTTGATATTCAATCTAACTATTTAATACATAACCATATGAGGTGTGTAAATATGTTATCATATATTGGAAAAGCCATATTTTTACTCTTTTTCCTTTACACGTTATTAGTACCCTATACGATAACGAATTCCTTTGCAGAGGGGGATCGTACTTTTATTACGCATAGTATTAGTAAGAATGGCATTAAATCCGAGGAATTAACGTCTCTATCGGCCGATGGTTACCAGCAGTATCAATTTATGGCGACTATTCTGGATACTAATGGCAGCCCCGTTAAAGCGGGTACAGTCATTAAGGATGCACATTGGAATATAGATAAAATAACAGGCGCCGCTAAATCTGACGTAATACTAACTCCAGAGACTAAAACGGATGGCAACGGAAACTTAAAGGCAATCTTAACTAGTACTCAGGAATTCTCTGGTAATGTCGTTGTTTCACTTAAGGTTGGAACACAGAGTCCTGTCCAATCAGCAGATTCTTCGGTAGAGTTCAAACCAGGATCGTTATCGGGAATAACACCGCACTTAGCAAGGACCCCAACAAGCCCTTATGCAGTAATATATATAAAGCATCCTCTGGAATTCAACGCTACTGATAGTAATGGTAACGTCTTGTCTAACAAGACAGTTAACTGGGAGATATCCGTTGGGCAGGGTGGTGACAAGAGCGCGGTAACCATTTCCCCAGCAAGTAGTACAAGCGGTCACGATGGTAAAGTTAGCATAACATTGACCAGTACTAAGCCTCAAACCGTTACCGCAACGGCTTCAGTGGATGGCAGAAAAATTCAGACTATGGATGTGAAGTTCATATTGCCAGAGTCTTTTGATTATGACGCTTCGCAGATTGACAATAGTAATGCCAAGCAGACACTTAGTGTGAAGATGCAGGATCCTGACGGTAACGCTATTGTAAATACGAATGGTGAAATTCCTATTCAAACGTGGCTGATATGGGCATTCAAGCAACATACCGGCGATAAGTATGGCCCCGCCACAGTTACCACCGACCCAAGGTTTATTGTTAGCAATAAGGTAATAGGTGACAATCTTGAGGGACAATTGAGTTTTGACGTAACAGATAGTAAGAATACTAATGGTACTGCTATGGTATATCCGCCAAATTATCAAGTTATTGGATGTTTTGGCGTAGGTCGTTCTCTGGAAGAAGCTCAAACTCAAGTAATATACTGTGATGAGAGCAGTCTGGAGGGGTGGTTTGTCCCTGAGTAACTTTGCTTAAGCTTAAGGATAACTATTTTACCATCACGTAAATGTAGACTCGGCTTTTTAGGTTGGCATGTGTAGGCAATTAACCCCGACACAGCGTCCAGTAAAAAGCCGGGTCTTTTTCACTTTCTGTTACAAATCGCCATCTTTAACAACCGCTTATCTTAAGCTAAACGTTCACGTTTCACATAAAATGGCGATAACACAAAATCGTAAACAGGGGAGTACAGGCTCTAATCAATCACAACAATACCTTCGAAAAAGCCGCGCTAAATGTTCTCCTGCGGGAGTGAGCTTTGTATCTCTTCGTTGAACAAGTCTAAAAGTCGCAAATGGTAATTGTTCTTTAAGGTTTAAAGCGACAAATTGCTGATCAAATAGGGCTTCATTAACCACATCTGTCGCCACAATCGTTAAAAAATCACTTTCAGCGACTAAGCTCATATACCTTGATTACTGCGTATAAATAATTTTGCGCCGAGAGAATCTTCTAAATCACGTATTGATTTAGTTAAAGCCGGTTGGGAGAGTGACAAAAAACGACTGGCAGCTCTGATACTGCCGTGACGATTAATTTCAACAAAAGCACGTAGTTGATTGAGCTTTATGGGTGTTGCCATTTTTTTCTCTTGCGATAACTTTTAATTATATAGGAAAAGTTAATTGTATCTTATTTAAATAAAATTTACTGTCTACATTAGAGTTGAATAATGAAGACAGGTTCCACATTAAAGAATAAAAATATTTGTTAATTATTCTCTTAATTAAATAAAAATAATTTAATTGGAATCAGATTAACTTAATTTATTAACGTGAATTAATGTTGATGGAATAAAAATACCCACCATGTTTTTAGATAACTAAAAGAGATAATAATTATGGATATTTTATTAAGCGAATCTGTTAAGCAAATTGTCGGAAAATTACAAAGCTGGCGCCGTGATTTTCACCAGTTTGCTGAATCAGGTTGGTTAGAATTCAGAACTGCAACTATCGTGGCAGATGAACTGCATCGTTTAGGCTATAACCTGAAAATGGGAAAAGAAGTTATCAAGGCAGACGCCCGAATGGGTGTACCGCCGGAGCAGTCACTACAAGCACAGGAACAGCGCGCAATCAGGCAAGGTGCTTTGACTGCATGGTTGCCGCATTTTTCAAGTGGATTTACGGGCATTGTTGCGACGCTCGATACAGGCAAACCTGGGCCAACGCTGGCTTTTCGGGTTGATATGAATGCCCTTGACCAGAATGAAGCACAAACTCATCGACATCTTCCTTACGCGGAAGGTTTTTCCTCTTGCAACGCAAACATGATGCATGCCTGTGGGCACGATGGTCATACAGCAATTGGCCTGGGGCTTGCCCATATATTGAAAAAATATGAAAGCCAACTGACAGGAAAAATAAAACTGATTTTTCAGCCTGCGGAAGCGGGAGTTGTTGATGATGTTAATTTATTTATCGCCCTTCATATTGGTCTCGGCGTGCCTCAAGGAGAATTGGTCTGCGGGAGTGATAATTTTTTCGCCACGACCAAAATAGATGTCACTTATCGTGGAATTGCCGCCCATTCTGGTGCCAAACCAGAAGATGGAAAAAATGCATTGTTGGCTGCCGCCCACGCAGTTTTAGGGTTGCAGGCAATTTCTCACCACAGTGAGGGCAGTTCACGCATTAACGTCGGAGTATTGCAGGCAGGCATTGGCCGTAACGTTATTCCTGACTATGCCTTAATGAAAGTAGAAACACGTGGCAAAACCAATGAGATCAATGAGTTTGTCTATCATCAAGCCCTGAATATTATTGATGGGGCGGCAAAAATGCAGGATGTTGAATATGAAATAGCGTTAATGGGTGCTGCGCAAAGTAGCCCACCTAGCCCGGCATGGGTCGATTTTATTTACCAGCAAGCCCAGCAATATATTCCAGAGCTTTCATCTGTTGTCAAAAGCCGTCAGCAATCTGCGGGTTCGGAGGACACAACCTATTTTATGGAACGTGTCAAAGCGAATGGCGGCCAGGCTACCTACCTTATTTTCGGCGCAGAACTCAGCGCAGGCCACCATAATGAGCGGTTTGACTTTGATGAAAATGTGATGGCAACCGCAGTAAAAACTTTGGCGACTATCGCCCTGCATCTCCCTTATTTCGATGTTACCTGATGACAAAATAATAACGACAGCAAGCACAAAGGAAATAACGATGAGTGAAGCAACTATTCCTGTAAATAAAAATCCGGGGCGTATTCTTGGTTGGATTGAAAGGATCGGTAATAAAATTCCAAATCCTTTTATTTTATTCGTTTATTTATAGCAGAATCATCATAACCTGACATATTCAATATGCTCCGTAAACAACTCATCAACCGAACATCTTTTTTGCCTCCTGATCGCTTTTGCTCCGCCCCATTTGTGTTCTATTGGGTTCAAATCCGGACTATAAGCGGGAAGCCATTCCAGTTGACATCTGCTGTCTGCTATCGCTTGTGCCGTATCATTCCGTTTATGGAAAGATGCATTGTCCATCACTATCACGGCGCCGTGTGGAAGCTTTGGCAGCAAATCTTGTGTCATCCACGCATAAAAAACATCGGCATTAATATTCTCGGTAAACAAGCTTAAGGTGACGAAGGTATTTTCGAGAATGGCACCAATGACGTTGATACGGCCTTTTGCGTGCCAGTCATGCGAACCAAAACAGCGTAACCCTTTTTCCGAATAGCCATGTTGACGTGGCATCGCCTGAGCAAAACCACTTTCATCCAAATACACAATCGGCCTGCCAGCCCGCTCATAGTCGCTGATGCGCTCGATAAATGCCT
The sequence above is drawn from the Xenorhabdus ishibashii genome and encodes:
- a CDS encoding Ig-like domain-containing protein, yielding MLSYIGKAIFLLFFLYTLLVPYTITNSFAEGDRTFIAHSISKNGITFERLKSLSPNGSAQYQFTASGLDDNGNPVKAGTVINDAHWSIVNIQGAAASDVVLTPDNTVDSNGNIKATLTSTKKLEGHITVSLKIGTLSPVQSDKSTIGFNPGKISSISKSTSVPLMIYDSNDLEVIVTDGDDKYFPNKEVKWEISVGPGGDKSAVTISPASSTTGNDGKARTTLTSTKPQTVTVTASTDGLGETQVNVVFVLGFKDYVKKDSTDSQTKFSVKFRDYNGNIFINKDNITITPWLIGAEFKNNKLGSYKAINDSRYDIKTIKNANNNDGTFEIQITDNASKGKAAPDHNYHILACFGIGDTLAEAQKQYIYCDGRSLDMDNLAWIIAD
- a CDS encoding Ig-like domain-containing protein, giving the protein MLSYIGKAIFLLFFLYTLLVPYTITNSFAEGDRTFITHSISKNGIKSEELTSLSADGYQQYQFMATILDTNGSPVKAGTVIKDAHWNIDKITGAAKSDVILTPETKTDGNGNLKAILTSTQEFSGNVVVSLKVGTQSPVQSADSSVEFKPGSLSGITPHLARTPTSPYAVIYIKHPLEFNATDSNGNVLSNKTVNWEISVGQGGDKSAVTISPASSTSGHDGKVSITLTSTKPQTVTATASVDGRKIQTMDVKFILPESFDYDASQIDNSNAKQTLSVKMQDPDGNAIVNTNGEIPIQTWLIWAFKQHTGDKYGPATVTTDPRFIVSNKVIGDNLEGQLSFDVTDSKNTNGTAMVYPPNYQVIGCFGVGRSLEEAQTQVIYCDESSLEGWFVPE
- a CDS encoding LysR family transcriptional regulator, with product MATPIKLNQLRAFVEINRHGSIRAASRFLSLSQPALTKSIRDLEDSLGAKLFIRSNQGI
- a CDS encoding amidohydrolase yields the protein MDILLSESVKQIVGKLQSWRRDFHQFAESGWLEFRTATIVADELHRLGYNLKMGKEVIKADARMGVPPEQSLQAQEQRAIRQGALTAWLPHFSSGFTGIVATLDTGKPGPTLAFRVDMNALDQNEAQTHRHLPYAEGFSSCNANMMHACGHDGHTAIGLGLAHILKKYESQLTGKIKLIFQPAEAGVVDDVNLFIALHIGLGVPQGELVCGSDNFFATTKIDVTYRGIAAHSGAKPEDGKNALLAAAHAVLGLQAISHHSEGSSRINVGVLQAGIGRNVIPDYALMKVETRGKTNEINEFVYHQALNIIDGAAKMQDVEYEIALMGAAQSSPPSPAWVDFIYQQAQQYIPELSSVVKSRQQSAGSEDTTYFMERVKANGGQATYLIFGAELSAGHHNERFDFDENVMATAVKTLATIALHLPYFDVT
- a CDS encoding IS630 family transposase yields the protein MKKTLKHPRADLQARQAFIERISDYERAGRPIVYLDESGFAQAMPRQHGYSEKGLRCFGSHDWHAKGRINVIGAILENTFVTLSLFTENINADVFYAWMTQDLLPKLPHGAVIVMDNASFHKRNDTAQAIADSRCQLEWLPAYSPDLNPIEHKWGGAKAIRRQKRCSVDELFTEHIEYVRL